In Rissa tridactyla isolate bRisTri1 chromosome 8, bRisTri1.patW.cur.20221130, whole genome shotgun sequence, one genomic interval encodes:
- the TEDC2 gene encoding tubulin epsilon and delta complex protein 2 isoform X3: MEWAEYNSCISYVGGGAVGGAGRRRGAAAGAGAAGGAEPGPPAVLVSAVPGLPREARLRSCAGREVVEPGRGSGVPGAGRARVAAAVWEPPRAVGEPNPSVRSNADPGRCVSSLPRGYEEEEQLHPEADSSNGHEIKPSPKELAELELLNRALEKALKIRKSVLKKTPLEAQRATGEKSAGEGPAPKNAEEQQVPVPLGIVPESTKVITVSKKPASLKKPSPCQLRAPYRTEPDVKKLQRKAPARCVSQGSRTAGKNLSKGLACKPGRSHRTAVSDGDTCVAAELQKTSGLSKSALNKQQSFSVGDSAGGKNSIAAGRHVFDAGKKSCGSLGESSRKEDPATEGVLGRSTSPQTVTLQQKGCQLKLPLPYRKAYSRNSRAWERCCLRQTNADAAAARNRFIEGIQTTFGSPMPAFSPAKIEKELKVLQDVPSLLSQYVEAELADHPTLQGEYESLLTLEGLQTTVSQCLHKLQLLRAALESQMRLCPDCAEDIGSCSPACVPPRGQMCDSAGVLAVPLLCYSSFQELRDLFALKLQVSMLHQEIALQQIIMAELLPVLESRLYPEEASAAQLYRAIYTQLCEGGKRFPVLVRDELTD, from the exons atggaatgggctgagtataattcttgtatatcttat GTTGGCGGCGGCGCTGTTGGCGGCGCTGGGCGaaggcgcggagcggcggcgggagctggAGCAgcgggcggagcggagccgggccCTCCTGCGGTACTGGTGAGTGCGGTCCCGGGGCTCCCTCGGGAGGCCCGGCTTCGAAGCTGCGccgggagggaggtggtggagcccgGCCGGGGGTCCGGGGTCCCTGGTGCCGGCAGGGCTCGTGTCGCCGCAGCCGTGTGGGAGCCCCCGCGGGCCGTGGGGGAGCCGAACCCGTCGGTGCGCAGCAATGCTGACCCCGGCCGCTGTGTTTCTTCCCTGCCCAGGGGCtatgaggaagaggagcagctgCACCCGGAGGCCGACTCCAGCAATGGACACG AGATCAAGCCTTCACCCAAGGAGCTGGCGGAGCTGGAACTGCTGAACAGGGCCTTAGAGAAGGCACTGAAAATCaggaaaagtgttttgaaaaaaactcCTTTAGAGGCCCAGAGAGCTACAGGAGAGAAATCTGcaggtgagggacctgctcccaAGAATGCTGAAGAGCAGCAAGTGCCTGTACCTCTTGGGATTGTTCCTGAGAGCACAAAGGTGATAACTGTAAGCAAAAAGCCTGCTTCTTTGAAGAAGCCCTCTCCATGCCAGCTAAGAGCCCCTTACAGGACTGAGCCAGATGTgaaaaaactgcaaagaaaagccCCAGCCAGATGTGTTTCACAAGGCTCCAGGACAGCTGGGAAGAACCTGTCAAAAGGGTTGGCTTGCAAACCAGGAAGGAGTCATAGGACAGCAGTCAGTGACGGAGACACCTGTGTGGCAGCTGAACTCCAAAAGACATCTGGCTTGTCCAAATCTGCCCTGAATAAGCAGCAAAGCTTTTCTGTAGGGGATTCAGCTGGTGGAAAGAACTCTATAGCTGCTGGCAGGCATGTATTTgatgcagggaagaaaagttGTGGTTCCCTGGGAGAGTCCagcagaaaggaggaccctgcAACTGAAGGTGTGTTGGGAAGAAGCACCTCACCTCAGACAGTCACCCTGCAGCAAAAAGG ATGCCAGCTGAAGCTACCCCTTCCCTACAGGAAAGCCTATTCCAGGAACTCCAG GGCATGGGAGAGATGTTGTCTCCGCCAAACAAATGCGGATGCAGCAGCTGCAAGGAACCGTTTTATAGAGGGGATCCAGACAACT TTTGGCTCACCAATGCCGGCCTTCAGTCCTGCGAAGATAGAGAAGGAGTTAAAGGTCCTCCAGGATGTCCCCTCCCTTCTGAGCCAGTATGTGGAAGCTGAGCTTgcag ATCATCCCACTCTGCAAGGGGAGTATGAAAGCCTTCTAACCTTGGAGGGTTTGCAGACCACGGTTTCCCAGTGCCTGCATAAGCTGCAGCTTCTGCGAGCAG CTCTCGAGTCCCAGATGAGGCTATGCCCAGACTGCGCTGAGGATATAggaagctgctctccagcctgtgTTCCCCCCAGGGGACAGATGTGTGACAGTGCAGGTGTGCTGGCTGTGCCTCTCCTCTGTTACTCCAGTTTCCAGGAGCTGAGGGACCTGTTTGCCTTGAAGCTGCAAGTGTCGATGCTGCACCAAGAAATTGCCTTACAACAG
- the TEDC2 gene encoding tubulin epsilon and delta complex protein 2 isoform X1 — translation MEWAEYNSCISYVGGGAVGGAGRRRGAAAGAGAAGGAEPGPPAVLVSAVPGLPREARLRSCAGREVVEPGRGSGVPGAGRARVAAAVWEPPRAVGEPNPSVRSNADPGRCVSSLPRGYEEEEQLHPEADSSNGHEIKPSPKELAELELLNRALEKALKIRKSVLKKTPLEAQRATGEKSAGEGPAPKNAEEQQVPVPLGIVPESTKVITVSKKPASLKKPSPCQLRAPYRTEPDVKKLQRKAPARCVSQGSRTAGKNLSKGLACKPGRSHRTAVSDGDTCVAAELQKTSGLSKSALNKQQSFSVGDSAGGKNSIAAGRHVFDAGKKSCGSLGESSRKEDPATEGVLGRSTSPQTVTLQQKGCQLKLPLPYRKAYSRNSRAWERCCLRQTNADAAAARNRFIEGIQTTFGSPMPAFSPAKIEKELKVLQDVPSLLSQYVEAELADHPTLQGEYESLLTLEGLQTTVSQCLHKLQLLRAALESQMRLCPDCAEDIGSCSPACVPPRGQMCDSAGVLAVPLLCYSSFQELRDLFALKLQVSMLHQEIALQQIIMAELLPVLESRLYPEEASAAQLYRAIYTQLCEGGKRFPVLTVHGCAFPVLSPSTRWGH, via the exons atggaatgggctgagtataattcttgtatatcttat GTTGGCGGCGGCGCTGTTGGCGGCGCTGGGCGaaggcgcggagcggcggcgggagctggAGCAgcgggcggagcggagccgggccCTCCTGCGGTACTGGTGAGTGCGGTCCCGGGGCTCCCTCGGGAGGCCCGGCTTCGAAGCTGCGccgggagggaggtggtggagcccgGCCGGGGGTCCGGGGTCCCTGGTGCCGGCAGGGCTCGTGTCGCCGCAGCCGTGTGGGAGCCCCCGCGGGCCGTGGGGGAGCCGAACCCGTCGGTGCGCAGCAATGCTGACCCCGGCCGCTGTGTTTCTTCCCTGCCCAGGGGCtatgaggaagaggagcagctgCACCCGGAGGCCGACTCCAGCAATGGACACG AGATCAAGCCTTCACCCAAGGAGCTGGCGGAGCTGGAACTGCTGAACAGGGCCTTAGAGAAGGCACTGAAAATCaggaaaagtgttttgaaaaaaactcCTTTAGAGGCCCAGAGAGCTACAGGAGAGAAATCTGcaggtgagggacctgctcccaAGAATGCTGAAGAGCAGCAAGTGCCTGTACCTCTTGGGATTGTTCCTGAGAGCACAAAGGTGATAACTGTAAGCAAAAAGCCTGCTTCTTTGAAGAAGCCCTCTCCATGCCAGCTAAGAGCCCCTTACAGGACTGAGCCAGATGTgaaaaaactgcaaagaaaagccCCAGCCAGATGTGTTTCACAAGGCTCCAGGACAGCTGGGAAGAACCTGTCAAAAGGGTTGGCTTGCAAACCAGGAAGGAGTCATAGGACAGCAGTCAGTGACGGAGACACCTGTGTGGCAGCTGAACTCCAAAAGACATCTGGCTTGTCCAAATCTGCCCTGAATAAGCAGCAAAGCTTTTCTGTAGGGGATTCAGCTGGTGGAAAGAACTCTATAGCTGCTGGCAGGCATGTATTTgatgcagggaagaaaagttGTGGTTCCCTGGGAGAGTCCagcagaaaggaggaccctgcAACTGAAGGTGTGTTGGGAAGAAGCACCTCACCTCAGACAGTCACCCTGCAGCAAAAAGG ATGCCAGCTGAAGCTACCCCTTCCCTACAGGAAAGCCTATTCCAGGAACTCCAG GGCATGGGAGAGATGTTGTCTCCGCCAAACAAATGCGGATGCAGCAGCTGCAAGGAACCGTTTTATAGAGGGGATCCAGACAACT TTTGGCTCACCAATGCCGGCCTTCAGTCCTGCGAAGATAGAGAAGGAGTTAAAGGTCCTCCAGGATGTCCCCTCCCTTCTGAGCCAGTATGTGGAAGCTGAGCTTgcag ATCATCCCACTCTGCAAGGGGAGTATGAAAGCCTTCTAACCTTGGAGGGTTTGCAGACCACGGTTTCCCAGTGCCTGCATAAGCTGCAGCTTCTGCGAGCAG CTCTCGAGTCCCAGATGAGGCTATGCCCAGACTGCGCTGAGGATATAggaagctgctctccagcctgtgTTCCCCCCAGGGGACAGATGTGTGACAGTGCAGGTGTGCTGGCTGTGCCTCTCCTCTGTTACTCCAGTTTCCAGGAGCTGAGGGACCTGTTTGCCTTGAAGCTGCAAGTGTCGATGCTGCACCAAGAAATTGCCTTACAACAG
- the TEDC2 gene encoding tubulin epsilon and delta complex protein 2 isoform X2, whose product MEWAEYNSCISYVGGGAVGGAGRRRGAAAGAGAAGGAEPGPPAVLVSAVPGLPREARLRSCAGREVVEPGRGSGVPGAGRARVAAAVWEPPRAVGEPNPSVRSNADPGRCVSSLPRGYEEEEQLHPEADSSNGHEIKPSPKELAELELLNRALEKALKIRKSVLKKTPLEAQRATGEKSAGEGPAPKNAEEQQVPVPLGIVPESTKVITVSKKPASLKKPSPCQLRAPYRTEPDVKKLQRKAPARCVSQGSRTAGKNLSKGLACKPGRSHRTAVSDGDTCVAAELQKTSGLSKSALNKQQSFSVGDSAGGKNSIAAGRHVFDAGKKSCGSLGESSRKEDPATEGVLGRSTSPQTVTLQQKGCQLKLPLPYRKAYSRNSRAWERCCLRQTNADAAAARNRFIEGIQTTFGSPMPAFSPAKIEKELKVLQDVPSLLSQYVEAELADHPTLQGEYESLLTLEGLQTTVSQCLHKLQLLRAALESQMRLCPDCAEDIGSCSPACVPPRGQMCDSAGVLAVPLLCYSSFQELRDLFALKLQVSMLHQEIALQQIIMAELLPVLESRLYPEEASAAQLYRAIYTQLCEGGKRFPVLADSSRLCVSSPES is encoded by the exons atggaatgggctgagtataattcttgtatatcttat GTTGGCGGCGGCGCTGTTGGCGGCGCTGGGCGaaggcgcggagcggcggcgggagctggAGCAgcgggcggagcggagccgggccCTCCTGCGGTACTGGTGAGTGCGGTCCCGGGGCTCCCTCGGGAGGCCCGGCTTCGAAGCTGCGccgggagggaggtggtggagcccgGCCGGGGGTCCGGGGTCCCTGGTGCCGGCAGGGCTCGTGTCGCCGCAGCCGTGTGGGAGCCCCCGCGGGCCGTGGGGGAGCCGAACCCGTCGGTGCGCAGCAATGCTGACCCCGGCCGCTGTGTTTCTTCCCTGCCCAGGGGCtatgaggaagaggagcagctgCACCCGGAGGCCGACTCCAGCAATGGACACG AGATCAAGCCTTCACCCAAGGAGCTGGCGGAGCTGGAACTGCTGAACAGGGCCTTAGAGAAGGCACTGAAAATCaggaaaagtgttttgaaaaaaactcCTTTAGAGGCCCAGAGAGCTACAGGAGAGAAATCTGcaggtgagggacctgctcccaAGAATGCTGAAGAGCAGCAAGTGCCTGTACCTCTTGGGATTGTTCCTGAGAGCACAAAGGTGATAACTGTAAGCAAAAAGCCTGCTTCTTTGAAGAAGCCCTCTCCATGCCAGCTAAGAGCCCCTTACAGGACTGAGCCAGATGTgaaaaaactgcaaagaaaagccCCAGCCAGATGTGTTTCACAAGGCTCCAGGACAGCTGGGAAGAACCTGTCAAAAGGGTTGGCTTGCAAACCAGGAAGGAGTCATAGGACAGCAGTCAGTGACGGAGACACCTGTGTGGCAGCTGAACTCCAAAAGACATCTGGCTTGTCCAAATCTGCCCTGAATAAGCAGCAAAGCTTTTCTGTAGGGGATTCAGCTGGTGGAAAGAACTCTATAGCTGCTGGCAGGCATGTATTTgatgcagggaagaaaagttGTGGTTCCCTGGGAGAGTCCagcagaaaggaggaccctgcAACTGAAGGTGTGTTGGGAAGAAGCACCTCACCTCAGACAGTCACCCTGCAGCAAAAAGG ATGCCAGCTGAAGCTACCCCTTCCCTACAGGAAAGCCTATTCCAGGAACTCCAG GGCATGGGAGAGATGTTGTCTCCGCCAAACAAATGCGGATGCAGCAGCTGCAAGGAACCGTTTTATAGAGGGGATCCAGACAACT TTTGGCTCACCAATGCCGGCCTTCAGTCCTGCGAAGATAGAGAAGGAGTTAAAGGTCCTCCAGGATGTCCCCTCCCTTCTGAGCCAGTATGTGGAAGCTGAGCTTgcag ATCATCCCACTCTGCAAGGGGAGTATGAAAGCCTTCTAACCTTGGAGGGTTTGCAGACCACGGTTTCCCAGTGCCTGCATAAGCTGCAGCTTCTGCGAGCAG CTCTCGAGTCCCAGATGAGGCTATGCCCAGACTGCGCTGAGGATATAggaagctgctctccagcctgtgTTCCCCCCAGGGGACAGATGTGTGACAGTGCAGGTGTGCTGGCTGTGCCTCTCCTCTGTTACTCCAGTTTCCAGGAGCTGAGGGACCTGTTTGCCTTGAAGCTGCAAGTGTCGATGCTGCACCAAGAAATTGCCTTACAACAG
- the TEDC2 gene encoding tubulin epsilon and delta complex protein 2 isoform X5 has product MEWAEYNSCISYVGGGAVGGAGRRRGAAAGAGAAGGAEPGPPAVLVSAVPGLPREARLRSCAGREVVEPGRGSGVPGAGRARVAAAVWEPPRAVGEPNPSVRSNADPGRCVSSLPRGYEEEEQLHPEADSSNGHEIKPSPKELAELELLNRALEKALKIRKSVLKKTPLEAQRATGEKSAGEGPAPKNAEEQQVPVPLGIVPESTKVITVSKKPASLKKPSPCQLRAPYRTEPDVKKLQRKAPARCVSQGSRTAGKNLSKGLACKPGRSHRTAVSDGDTCVAAELQKTSGLSKSALNKQQSFSVGDSAGGKNSIAAGRHVFDAGKKSCGSLGESSRKEDPATEGVLGRSTSPQTVTLQQKGCQLKLPLPYRKAYSRNSSAVIKIFIQTNKATRQTCHAQLCYPCLPPAMPLHGLLALCP; this is encoded by the exons atggaatgggctgagtataattcttgtatatcttat GTTGGCGGCGGCGCTGTTGGCGGCGCTGGGCGaaggcgcggagcggcggcgggagctggAGCAgcgggcggagcggagccgggccCTCCTGCGGTACTGGTGAGTGCGGTCCCGGGGCTCCCTCGGGAGGCCCGGCTTCGAAGCTGCGccgggagggaggtggtggagcccgGCCGGGGGTCCGGGGTCCCTGGTGCCGGCAGGGCTCGTGTCGCCGCAGCCGTGTGGGAGCCCCCGCGGGCCGTGGGGGAGCCGAACCCGTCGGTGCGCAGCAATGCTGACCCCGGCCGCTGTGTTTCTTCCCTGCCCAGGGGCtatgaggaagaggagcagctgCACCCGGAGGCCGACTCCAGCAATGGACACG AGATCAAGCCTTCACCCAAGGAGCTGGCGGAGCTGGAACTGCTGAACAGGGCCTTAGAGAAGGCACTGAAAATCaggaaaagtgttttgaaaaaaactcCTTTAGAGGCCCAGAGAGCTACAGGAGAGAAATCTGcaggtgagggacctgctcccaAGAATGCTGAAGAGCAGCAAGTGCCTGTACCTCTTGGGATTGTTCCTGAGAGCACAAAGGTGATAACTGTAAGCAAAAAGCCTGCTTCTTTGAAGAAGCCCTCTCCATGCCAGCTAAGAGCCCCTTACAGGACTGAGCCAGATGTgaaaaaactgcaaagaaaagccCCAGCCAGATGTGTTTCACAAGGCTCCAGGACAGCTGGGAAGAACCTGTCAAAAGGGTTGGCTTGCAAACCAGGAAGGAGTCATAGGACAGCAGTCAGTGACGGAGACACCTGTGTGGCAGCTGAACTCCAAAAGACATCTGGCTTGTCCAAATCTGCCCTGAATAAGCAGCAAAGCTTTTCTGTAGGGGATTCAGCTGGTGGAAAGAACTCTATAGCTGCTGGCAGGCATGTATTTgatgcagggaagaaaagttGTGGTTCCCTGGGAGAGTCCagcagaaaggaggaccctgcAACTGAAGGTGTGTTGGGAAGAAGCACCTCACCTCAGACAGTCACCCTGCAGCAAAAAGG ATGCCAGCTGAAGCTACCCCTTCCCTACAGGAAAGCCTATTCCAGGAACTCCAG tgcagtcataaaaatattcatCCAGACAAACAAGGCCACAAGGCAAACATGTCATGCTCAGCTGTGCTATCCTTGCCTTCCCCCTGCAATGCCACTTCATGGGCTGCTGGCCCTCTGTCCCTGA
- the TEDC2 gene encoding tubulin epsilon and delta complex protein 2 isoform X4, protein MLPAGRGRRLAAALLAALGEGAERRRELEQRAERSRALLRYWGYEEEEQLHPEADSSNGHEIKPSPKELAELELLNRALEKALKIRKSVLKKTPLEAQRATGEKSAGEGPAPKNAEEQQVPVPLGIVPESTKVITVSKKPASLKKPSPCQLRAPYRTEPDVKKLQRKAPARCVSQGSRTAGKNLSKGLACKPGRSHRTAVSDGDTCVAAELQKTSGLSKSALNKQQSFSVGDSAGGKNSIAAGRHVFDAGKKSCGSLGESSRKEDPATEGVLGRSTSPQTVTLQQKGCQLKLPLPYRKAYSRNSRAWERCCLRQTNADAAAARNRFIEGIQTTFGSPMPAFSPAKIEKELKVLQDVPSLLSQYVEAELADHPTLQGEYESLLTLEGLQTTVSQCLHKLQLLRAALESQMRLCPDCAEDIGSCSPACVPPRGQMCDSAGVLAVPLLCYSSFQELRDLFALKLQVSMLHQEIALQQIIMAELLPVLESRLYPEEASAAQLYRAIYTQLCEGGKRFPVLVRDELTD, encoded by the exons ATGCTGCCTGCGGGCCGCGGCCGGCG GTTGGCGGCGGCGCTGTTGGCGGCGCTGGGCGaaggcgcggagcggcggcgggagctggAGCAgcgggcggagcggagccgggccCTCCTGCGGTACTG GGGCtatgaggaagaggagcagctgCACCCGGAGGCCGACTCCAGCAATGGACACG AGATCAAGCCTTCACCCAAGGAGCTGGCGGAGCTGGAACTGCTGAACAGGGCCTTAGAGAAGGCACTGAAAATCaggaaaagtgttttgaaaaaaactcCTTTAGAGGCCCAGAGAGCTACAGGAGAGAAATCTGcaggtgagggacctgctcccaAGAATGCTGAAGAGCAGCAAGTGCCTGTACCTCTTGGGATTGTTCCTGAGAGCACAAAGGTGATAACTGTAAGCAAAAAGCCTGCTTCTTTGAAGAAGCCCTCTCCATGCCAGCTAAGAGCCCCTTACAGGACTGAGCCAGATGTgaaaaaactgcaaagaaaagccCCAGCCAGATGTGTTTCACAAGGCTCCAGGACAGCTGGGAAGAACCTGTCAAAAGGGTTGGCTTGCAAACCAGGAAGGAGTCATAGGACAGCAGTCAGTGACGGAGACACCTGTGTGGCAGCTGAACTCCAAAAGACATCTGGCTTGTCCAAATCTGCCCTGAATAAGCAGCAAAGCTTTTCTGTAGGGGATTCAGCTGGTGGAAAGAACTCTATAGCTGCTGGCAGGCATGTATTTgatgcagggaagaaaagttGTGGTTCCCTGGGAGAGTCCagcagaaaggaggaccctgcAACTGAAGGTGTGTTGGGAAGAAGCACCTCACCTCAGACAGTCACCCTGCAGCAAAAAGG ATGCCAGCTGAAGCTACCCCTTCCCTACAGGAAAGCCTATTCCAGGAACTCCAG GGCATGGGAGAGATGTTGTCTCCGCCAAACAAATGCGGATGCAGCAGCTGCAAGGAACCGTTTTATAGAGGGGATCCAGACAACT TTTGGCTCACCAATGCCGGCCTTCAGTCCTGCGAAGATAGAGAAGGAGTTAAAGGTCCTCCAGGATGTCCCCTCCCTTCTGAGCCAGTATGTGGAAGCTGAGCTTgcag ATCATCCCACTCTGCAAGGGGAGTATGAAAGCCTTCTAACCTTGGAGGGTTTGCAGACCACGGTTTCCCAGTGCCTGCATAAGCTGCAGCTTCTGCGAGCAG CTCTCGAGTCCCAGATGAGGCTATGCCCAGACTGCGCTGAGGATATAggaagctgctctccagcctgtgTTCCCCCCAGGGGACAGATGTGTGACAGTGCAGGTGTGCTGGCTGTGCCTCTCCTCTGTTACTCCAGTTTCCAGGAGCTGAGGGACCTGTTTGCCTTGAAGCTGCAAGTGTCGATGCTGCACCAAGAAATTGCCTTACAACAG